Proteins from a single region of Desulfolutivibrio sulfoxidireducens:
- the rpsU gene encoding 30S ribosomal protein S21, whose protein sequence is MPGVYLDDSDNFDIALRRFKKQVEKAGVLSELKKRQHFEKPSVMRKKKKAAARKRLLKKMRKINMM, encoded by the coding sequence GTGCCGGGTGTCTACCTAGATGATTCCGACAACTTTGATATCGCGTTGCGACGTTTCAAGAAGCAGGTTGAAAAGGCTGGCGTGTTGTCCGAATTGAAAAAACGCCAGCATTTTGAGAAGCCCAGTGTCATGCGCAAGAAGAAAAAAGCTGCCGCCAGAAAGCGTCTGCTTAAGAAGATGCGCAAAATCAACATGATGTAA
- a CDS encoding GatB/YqeY domain-containing protein, whose product MNLTDRIEKDYLAAYKARDEVRLSVLRMLKTAAKNRQVELLRPLTDDELVDVLTRQAKQRRESIEQFGRAGRDDLRNREERELEVLLEYLPAPLTEEELVREVDQAIAEVGAHSVKDMGRVVSAILAKHKGRADGKKVSDLTRSRLSS is encoded by the coding sequence ATGAACCTTACGGACCGCATCGAAAAAGACTACCTCGCCGCCTACAAGGCCAGGGATGAGGTGCGCCTGTCCGTCTTGCGCATGCTCAAGACTGCGGCCAAGAATCGGCAGGTGGAGCTTTTGCGTCCGCTCACCGACGACGAGTTGGTCGATGTGTTGACCAGGCAGGCCAAGCAGCGTCGCGAGTCCATCGAACAGTTCGGCCGAGCCGGCCGAGACGATCTTCGGAACAGGGAAGAGCGGGAACTCGAGGTTCTCCTTGAATATCTGCCCGCTCCCCTGACCGAGGAGGAACTTGTCCGCGAGGTCGACCAGGCCATTGCCGAAGTTGGGGCTCACAGCGTCAAGGACATGGGACGGGTTGTTTCGGCCATCCTGGCAAAGCACAAGGGCCGGGCCGACGGGAAGAAGGTCAGCGATCTGACGCGTTCCCGCCTGTCCAGTTAG
- a CDS encoding DUF4198 domain-containing protein, protein MIRKTLLWCAALVFVFAQAAQAHFGMVIPSADTVLDKGKENITLTVAFAHPMEGNGMDMVMPKEFGMSDGEATTDLKAGLKETKVMGHKAWQASQALKKPGVYSFYVVPEPYWEPAEDCFIQHFTKVVVPAFGEEEGWDKPLGLKTEIVPLTRPFGNYAGNVFQGKVLLDGKPAAGCPVEVEFYNKDGKYKAPNDYMVTQVVMTDDAGVFTFVAPFAGWWGFAALNTAPEKLAHDGQDKDVELGAVLWTSFVDPVKGKK, encoded by the coding sequence ATGATTCGCAAAACCTTGCTGTGGTGCGCAGCCCTGGTTTTCGTGTTCGCCCAGGCTGCCCAGGCCCATTTCGGCATGGTCATCCCCTCGGCCGACACCGTCCTGGACAAGGGGAAGGAAAATATCACCCTGACCGTGGCCTTTGCCCATCCCATGGAGGGAAACGGCATGGACATGGTCATGCCCAAGGAATTCGGCATGTCCGACGGCGAGGCCACAACCGACCTCAAGGCCGGGCTCAAGGAGACCAAGGTCATGGGCCATAAGGCCTGGCAGGCCTCCCAGGCCCTGAAAAAACCCGGCGTATATTCCTTCTACGTTGTTCCCGAACCCTACTGGGAACCGGCCGAGGACTGCTTCATCCAGCACTTCACCAAGGTGGTCGTTCCGGCCTTTGGCGAGGAGGAGGGGTGGGACAAGCCTTTGGGACTCAAGACCGAGATCGTGCCCCTGACCCGGCCCTTCGGCAATTATGCGGGCAACGTCTTCCAGGGCAAGGTACTGCTCGACGGCAAGCCCGCCGCCGGGTGCCCGGTCGAGGTCGAGTTCTACAACAAGGACGGCAAGTACAAGGCCCCGAACGACTATATGGTCACCCAGGTGGTCATGACCGACGATGCGGGCGTGTTCACCTTCGTGGCCCCCTTTGCCGGCTGGTGGGGATTCGCGGCGCTCAATACCGCTCCCGAGAAGCTGGCCCACGACGGCCAGGACAAGGACGTGGAGCTTGGCGCGGTGCTGTGGACCTCGTTCGTTGATCCGGTCAAGGGAAAGAAGTAG
- the yajC gene encoding preprotein translocase subunit YajC produces the protein MFFDSVAFAMGAAPGGDQSASNPIGAFLPLILMFAIFYFLLIRPQQKKAKQHKELLANLKKGDSIITSGGIYGRIMAANGDVLTIDVGGGAELKVNRAFVSGLADGGPKIESKGKDKAKETE, from the coding sequence ATGTTTTTTGACAGCGTGGCCTTCGCCATGGGCGCGGCCCCGGGCGGCGATCAGTCCGCCAGCAATCCCATCGGCGCCTTTTTGCCCCTGATCCTCATGTTCGCCATCTTCTATTTTCTGCTCATCCGTCCCCAGCAGAAAAAGGCCAAGCAGCACAAGGAGCTTTTGGCCAACCTGAAAAAAGGCGATTCGATCATCACCAGTGGCGGCATTTACGGCCGCATCATGGCCGCCAACGGCGATGTCCTGACCATCGACGTGGGTGGCGGAGCGGAACTCAAGGTCAACCGCGCCTTTGTCTCCGGTCTTGCCGATGGTGGCCCGAAGATCGAGTCCAAGGGCAAGGACAAGGCCAAGGAAACCGAATAG
- the dnaG gene encoding DNA primase, with translation MKFDSSGVAAVKARADIVDIVRRYVDLRSVGGRLVGVCPFHQETKGSFNVHPERGYFHCFGCQASGDVIDFYCRINGLEFREGLERLAAEVGVSLAPGRIDPRAGEKKRLRQACLEMHALADEFFRRTLRSPQGQAARDYLDKRGIAPEVAGKFGLGYSPPQWQGLENHLKTRGFSPTQAAQAGLLSRRDDGRTWDRFRDRLTFPIRDVAGTVVAFGGRIMGEGDPKYLNSADSPIYRKGDHLYALCDARQAMAKSRRAMLTEGYVDVITLHQFGYAEAVGVLGTALTPEQVKRLLGFCSSVDLIFDGDGAGRKAALRSAEMLLATGAGCRVTLLPEGEDVDSLLQTRGKKAFEACLAEAEDGLRYCFKAVSAMARKEQVAWAEGFLGKVGDANLRAGFAPRVAAALGLSELELRSALADTAGRRRAAVPAAREKDRPAFTLGQREQWILSFAARCPEYAPALDAAGAADFLSGSSARGLWAKLKVLGADDPRLVLEPEELAFVATARESGDQPEEQRREHFEEISGFLHSVRRETAKKELTEAMRRARAVGNVEEERRLFAELNALLGRGDE, from the coding sequence ATGAAGTTCGATTCCTCGGGAGTGGCGGCGGTCAAGGCCCGGGCGGACATCGTCGACATCGTCCGGCGGTATGTGGACCTGCGGTCCGTGGGCGGGCGGCTGGTCGGGGTGTGTCCCTTCCACCAGGAGACCAAGGGTTCGTTCAACGTCCATCCGGAGCGGGGATATTTCCATTGTTTCGGCTGCCAGGCCTCGGGGGACGTCATTGATTTTTATTGCCGGATAAACGGGCTGGAGTTTCGCGAAGGGCTGGAACGGCTGGCCGCCGAGGTGGGGGTGAGCCTTGCCCCTGGCCGGATCGATCCCCGGGCCGGGGAAAAAAAACGGCTGCGCCAGGCCTGCCTGGAGATGCACGCCCTGGCCGACGAGTTTTTCCGCCGCACCCTGCGGTCACCCCAGGGCCAGGCCGCCAGGGACTATCTGGACAAACGCGGCATCGCGCCGGAGGTGGCCGGGAAGTTCGGCCTGGGCTACAGCCCGCCCCAGTGGCAGGGGCTGGAAAACCATTTGAAGACCAGGGGGTTTTCACCGACCCAGGCCGCCCAGGCCGGGCTTTTGTCCCGGCGGGACGACGGCCGGACCTGGGACAGGTTCCGCGACCGGCTCACTTTTCCCATCCGCGACGTGGCCGGGACTGTGGTGGCCTTTGGCGGCCGGATCATGGGCGAGGGGGATCCCAAATATTTAAACAGCGCCGACTCGCCCATCTACCGCAAGGGGGACCACCTCTACGCCCTGTGCGACGCCCGTCAGGCCATGGCCAAAAGCCGCCGGGCCATGCTCACCGAGGGCTACGTGGACGTGATCACCCTGCACCAGTTCGGCTACGCCGAGGCTGTGGGCGTTCTGGGCACGGCGCTCACCCCGGAGCAGGTCAAGCGGCTTTTGGGGTTTTGCTCCTCGGTGGACCTGATTTTCGACGGCGACGGCGCGGGCCGCAAGGCCGCCCTGCGTTCCGCGGAGATGCTTCTGGCCACCGGCGCCGGGTGCCGGGTGACCCTTTTGCCCGAGGGCGAGGACGTGGACAGCCTGCTCCAGACCCGGGGAAAGAAGGCCTTCGAGGCCTGCCTGGCCGAGGCCGAGGACGGCCTGCGCTACTGCTTCAAGGCCGTGTCGGCCATGGCCCGAAAAGAGCAGGTGGCCTGGGCCGAGGGGTTTTTGGGCAAGGTGGGCGACGCCAACCTGCGCGCGGGCTTTGCCCCCCGGGTGGCCGCGGCCCTGGGCCTTTCCGAACTCGAACTGCGAAGCGCCCTGGCCGACACGGCGGGCCGTCGGCGGGCGGCCGTTCCGGCGGCCCGGGAAAAGGACCGTCCGGCATTTACGCTTGGTCAACGCGAGCAGTGGATTTTGTCCTTCGCGGCCCGTTGTCCCGAATACGCGCCCGCCCTGGACGCGGCCGGCGCGGCCGATTTTTTGTCCGGGTCGAGCGCCCGCGGCCTGTGGGCCAAGCTCAAGGTCCTTGGCGCCGACGATCCCAGGCTGGTCCTTGAACCCGAGGAATTGGCCTTTGTGGCAACGGCCAGGGAGTCCGGGGACCAGCCGGAGGAACAGCGCCGGGAGCATTTCGAGGAGATTTCCGGTTTTTTACACTCGGTGCGGCGCGAGACGGCCAAAAAAGAACTGACGGAGGCCATGCGCCGGGCCAGGGCCGTGGGAAACGTGGAAGAAGAAAGACGGCTCTTTGCCGAGCTTAATGCCTTACTTGGGAGGGGAGATGAGTAA
- the cbiM gene encoding cobalt transporter CbiM, producing the protein MHISEGVLSAPVLGVGAALAAVGTFVGLRRLDYDRLMTVAILSAAFFVASLIHIPIGPSSVHLIMNGLLGAVLGWAAFPAILTGLLLQAVLFQYGGLAVLGVNTCDMAYPAVACSYLFRPLLRSDGKRRAVGAFLCGFCSVLFSALLTAVALEFSDEGFFAAARILVAVHLPIMAAEGLITAMVVAYLAKIRPELLRNDVAG; encoded by the coding sequence ATGCACATATCGGAAGGGGTGTTGTCCGCGCCGGTGCTCGGGGTCGGGGCGGCCCTGGCGGCGGTGGGCACGTTCGTCGGGCTGCGCCGCCTGGACTACGACCGGCTGATGACCGTGGCCATCCTGTCCGCCGCTTTTTTCGTGGCCTCGCTCATCCATATCCCCATCGGACCGTCAAGCGTCCATCTGATCATGAACGGCCTTCTGGGCGCGGTGCTCGGTTGGGCGGCCTTCCCGGCCATCCTGACCGGCCTTCTGCTTCAGGCGGTGCTTTTTCAGTACGGCGGGCTGGCAGTCCTGGGGGTCAACACCTGCGACATGGCCTATCCGGCTGTGGCCTGCTCGTATCTTTTCCGGCCGCTGCTTCGGTCCGATGGGAAACGTCGGGCCGTTGGGGCCTTTTTGTGCGGTTTCTGTTCCGTGCTCTTTTCGGCGCTTCTGACCGCCGTGGCCCTGGAATTTTCCGACGAGGGTTTTTTTGCCGCGGCCAGGATCCTGGTGGCCGTGCACCTGCCCATCATGGCCGCCGAAGGGCTGATCACGGCCATGGTGGTTGCCTATCTGGCCAAGATCAGGCCGGAACTTCTCCGGAATGACGTCGCCGGATGA
- the secD gene encoding protein translocase subunit SecD yields MTGTLRWRVALIAVVVFFGLLYMLPSIPGVKESALGKFLPDDEISLGLDLKGGIHLTLDVDVDKAIQNSLALTGRDIRDQAREDGIAVLRPGLTDGRHLDFVLAKLDQRQALDEMLKKQFSILTVVSTEGVEGDKLLYKLEFTPQYHDYLQKLTIDQAVKTIRNRIDEFGVAEPDIRRQADGRIQVQLPGLQDPERAIKIIGRTAHLEFKIVDDETDPEKAAKGIVPPGRELSTMRNRNPDGTYLDRPIVLKSDSVMTGEYISDARANFDSNNQAYVSLTFTPRGAKLFERITSDNVKKRMAIVLDGKVYSAPVIQEKIGGGRASITGRFSTEEARDLAIVLRAGSLPAPVNILEQRAVGPSLGQESIEKGVMAALIGGAVIVVFMIVYYGFGGLVADVALVFNIMLIMAGLAGFGATLTMPGIAGIILTLGMAVDANVIIFERIREELRRGLTPRMALDEGYSRATLTIFDANVTTIIAAVVLYEFGTGPVRGFAVTLILGIVASMFTAIFVTRTIFDIWLRRRPPGTAISI; encoded by the coding sequence ATGACCGGAACCTTGCGTTGGCGCGTGGCGCTCATCGCGGTGGTCGTTTTTTTCGGCCTGTTGTACATGCTGCCGTCGATTCCGGGAGTCAAGGAATCGGCCCTGGGCAAGTTTCTGCCCGACGACGAGATAAGCCTCGGACTGGATCTCAAGGGCGGCATCCACCTGACCCTCGATGTGGATGTGGACAAGGCCATCCAGAACTCCCTGGCCCTCACCGGCCGGGACATTCGGGACCAGGCCCGCGAGGACGGCATCGCCGTGCTGCGGCCGGGCCTGACCGACGGCAGGCATCTGGATTTCGTGCTGGCCAAGCTGGATCAGCGCCAGGCCCTGGACGAGATGCTCAAAAAACAGTTTTCTATCCTTACCGTCGTCTCCACGGAGGGAGTGGAGGGCGACAAGCTTCTGTATAAGCTCGAATTTACACCGCAATACCATGACTATCTGCAAAAATTGACCATCGACCAGGCCGTCAAGACCATCCGCAACCGCATTGACGAATTCGGCGTGGCCGAGCCGGACATCCGCCGCCAGGCCGACGGCCGCATCCAGGTCCAGCTTCCGGGGCTGCAGGACCCCGAGCGGGCCATCAAAATCATCGGCCGCACGGCGCATCTGGAATTCAAGATCGTGGATGACGAAACCGATCCGGAAAAGGCCGCCAAGGGCATCGTGCCTCCGGGTCGCGAACTCTCCACCATGCGCAACCGCAATCCCGACGGGACCTATCTCGACCGGCCCATCGTGCTCAAATCCGACTCGGTCATGACCGGCGAGTATATCTCCGATGCCCGGGCCAACTTCGACTCCAACAACCAAGCCTACGTATCTCTGACCTTTACCCCGCGCGGGGCCAAGCTTTTCGAGCGCATTACCTCCGACAACGTCAAAAAGCGCATGGCCATCGTGCTCGACGGCAAGGTCTATTCCGCGCCGGTCATCCAGGAAAAGATCGGCGGCGGCCGGGCCAGCATCACCGGCCGGTTCTCCACCGAGGAGGCCCGGGATCTGGCCATCGTGCTTCGGGCCGGCTCCCTGCCCGCGCCGGTGAACATCCTGGAACAGCGGGCCGTGGGCCCGTCCCTGGGCCAGGAGTCCATCGAGAAGGGCGTCATGGCCGCGCTGATCGGCGGCGCGGTCATCGTCGTGTTCATGATCGTCTATTACGGGTTCGGCGGCTTGGTGGCCGACGTGGCCCTGGTCTTCAACATCATGCTCATCATGGCCGGGTTGGCCGGATTTGGGGCCACCCTGACCATGCCGGGCATCGCGGGCATCATCCTGACGTTGGGCATGGCTGTCGACGCCAACGTGATCATCTTCGAGCGCATCCGCGAGGAACTGCGCCGGGGGCTGACCCCGCGGATGGCCCTGGACGAGGGCTATTCCCGGGCCACCCTGACCATCTTTGACGCCAACGTGACCACCATCATCGCCGCCGTGGTGCTCTACGAGTTCGGCACCGGACCCGTGCGCGGATTCGCCGTGACGCTCATTCTGGGCATCGTGGCCTCCATGTTCACGGCCATCTTCGTTACCCGGACCATCTTCGACATCTGGCTGCGCCGTCGCCCCCCGGGCACGGCCATCAGCATCTGA
- the rpoD gene encoding RNA polymerase sigma factor RpoD — MSNLKEIQQIKSLIVKGKQKGFLTFDEVNKALPSEVNNPEQIEEVISIFDQLDINIVDSDKDARKLDAMAAEPDDAPDADLELTESEDSLDYSSRSTDPVRMYLREMGAVPLLDRDGEVVIAKKIENGEMDVLYALVEVPVAIEELVQVGDDLRIGRIKLKDVVKTIEEDDPSEDEMNQRQRVIFLLEEIRTIYRKKRKIYFKLDSCACLSRRVYGIQKEIMVYKDEVVGRLRDIKLEKTLIDRVIETVEDYVRQMHNCQRDLSAYILSVGKSQSEIQELFARLDQRDINPVLAADSLGLTVEELFSFKEMLSAKMEILVRLQDKCCHHVHDLEEVLWRIKRGNTAAQRAKQELIRSNLRLVVSIAKKYTNRGLQFLDLIQEGNIGLMKAVDKFEYQRGYKFSTYATWWIRQAITRAIADQARTIRIPVHMIETINKLIRTSRYLVQELGRDPTPEEIAERMDYPLEKVKKVLKIAKEPISLETPIGDEEDSSLGDFIEDKKALAPAEEVVNTKLGEQIGKVLSDLTPREEQVLRKRFGLGEKSDHTLEEVGKLFNVTRERIRQIEAKALRKLRHPVRSQHLRSYYES; from the coding sequence ATGAGTAATCTCAAAGAAATTCAGCAGATCAAAAGCCTCATCGTCAAGGGCAAGCAAAAAGGTTTTTTGACCTTTGACGAGGTCAACAAGGCCCTGCCCTCCGAGGTCAACAACCCCGAGCAGATTGAAGAGGTCATTTCCATCTTCGATCAGCTCGACATAAACATCGTGGATTCGGACAAGGACGCCCGCAAGCTCGACGCCATGGCCGCCGAGCCCGACGACGCCCCGGACGCCGACCTGGAGTTGACCGAGAGCGAGGATTCCCTCGACTATTCCTCGCGCAGCACCGATCCCGTGCGCATGTACCTGCGGGAAATGGGCGCCGTGCCCCTGCTGGACCGAGACGGCGAGGTGGTCATCGCCAAAAAGATCGAAAACGGCGAGATGGATGTGCTCTACGCCCTGGTCGAGGTGCCCGTGGCCATCGAGGAGCTGGTCCAGGTCGGTGACGACCTGCGCATCGGGCGCATCAAGCTCAAGGACGTGGTCAAGACCATCGAGGAGGACGATCCTTCCGAGGACGAGATGAACCAGCGCCAGCGGGTCATCTTTCTTTTGGAGGAGATCCGGACCATCTACCGCAAAAAGCGCAAGATCTACTTCAAGCTGGACTCCTGCGCCTGCCTGTCCCGCCGGGTCTACGGCATCCAGAAGGAGATCATGGTCTACAAGGACGAGGTGGTGGGCCGGCTTCGGGACATAAAGCTCGAAAAGACCCTCATCGACCGGGTCATCGAGACCGTGGAGGACTACGTGCGGCAGATGCACAACTGCCAGCGCGACCTTTCGGCCTACATCCTGTCCGTGGGCAAGTCCCAGTCCGAGATCCAGGAGCTTTTCGCCAGGCTGGACCAGCGGGACATCAATCCCGTGCTGGCCGCCGACAGCCTGGGCCTGACTGTGGAGGAGCTTTTCTCCTTCAAGGAGATGCTTTCGGCCAAGATGGAGATTCTGGTCCGGCTTCAGGACAAGTGCTGTCACCATGTCCATGACCTGGAAGAGGTCCTGTGGCGCATAAAAAGGGGCAACACCGCGGCCCAGAGGGCCAAGCAGGAGCTTATCCGCTCCAATTTGCGCCTGGTGGTGTCCATTGCCAAGAAATACACCAACCGGGGACTGCAGTTCCTGGACCTCATCCAGGAGGGCAACATCGGGCTGATGAAGGCCGTGGACAAGTTCGAGTACCAGCGCGGCTACAAGTTCTCCACCTACGCCACCTGGTGGATCCGCCAGGCCATCACCCGGGCCATCGCCGACCAGGCCCGGACCATCCGCATCCCCGTGCACATGATCGAGACCATCAACAAGCTCATCCGCACCTCGCGCTATCTGGTGCAGGAGCTTGGCCGCGACCCCACCCCGGAGGAGATCGCCGAGCGCATGGACTATCCTTTGGAGAAGGTCAAAAAGGTCCTCAAAATCGCCAAGGAGCCCATCTCCCTGGAGACGCCCATCGGCGACGAGGAGGATTCGAGCCTGGGCGACTTCATCGAGGACAAAAAGGCCCTGGCCCCGGCCGAGGAGGTGGTCAACACCAAGCTCGGCGAGCAGATCGGCAAGGTGCTTTCGGATCTGACCCCGCGCGAGGAGCAGGTTTTGCGCAAGCGCTTTGGGCTTGGGGAAAAATCCGACCACACCCTGGAGGAGGTGGGCAAGCTTTTCAACGTCACCCGCGAGCGCATCCGCCAGATCGAGGCCAAGGCCCTGCGCAAGCTGCGCCATCCGGTGCGCAGCCAGCATCTGCGGTCCTATTACGAGAGCTAG
- a CDS encoding endonuclease MutS2, giving the protein MDTRSLQLLEFHKVLGSLADLAVSIPGRLACAALSPLSDPDMLFRRQRLLAECLELRRDAHFRLAEFPDLAGLFPALGNESVPLDLDALFALQAVLTQADEARRVLAPAAPSPGSPGGVRPLLREMAESAPAPHKTMAALARCLSPDGGLRDESSPELFSARAEIRAVHRTCTRQVRDYVQGQGLASYLQDDFITISSDRYVLPLKSNFKGRIPGIIHDYSQTGETCYFEPFFLVEVNNRLQELKKEEREAEARVLAFLSGLCRQEQDGLAAFSRLLVDLDVLLACAALAEAMAGTIPDVGPDEPVRLPGARHPLLLLAASDPSRVVPQDIILEPSQRALIISGANAGGKTVCLKTLGLLALMAFSGLAVPAAPGCGLPHWRKVFVFLGDEQSLEDHLSTFTAQIRHLSRAWPQVDQDTLVLLDEFGAGTDPAQGAALAQAVVDGLLEKNAWLAAATHFPALKAYGLSKPGVRAACMLFDPAGKKPLYGLAYDQVGASVALDVAREHGLPEDLLVKAHKYLLMEGADSSSILDRLNVLALRKQEELDELAELQIQEKKKTVAIRERYEKRLAALLDEVRETSREIARSYQEGRLGRKQAQKALAEAGKRLIEENAAVSQPSPGDSAKPSSPDFDGLKPGDLVHLPGWNKSGRVLDKDPKRRMVKVDLGGVCLWVDAREVAEASGREAKKAGGGWSVKSASDQGGQSAVVSAFVLDLRGRRADEAVAELAAFLDDSVLKGRTQLEIVHGKGTGALRREVHDFLRTAPQVASFRLAPADRGGDGMTMVELG; this is encoded by the coding sequence ATGGATACACGCTCCCTCCAGCTTCTGGAGTTTCACAAGGTCCTTGGCTCTTTGGCGGATTTGGCGGTTTCCATTCCGGGCCGTCTCGCCTGCGCCGCACTTTCCCCCCTGTCCGATCCGGACATGCTCTTCCGTCGCCAGCGGCTTTTGGCCGAGTGCCTGGAACTGCGCCGGGACGCGCACTTCCGGCTGGCGGAATTTCCCGATCTGGCCGGTCTGTTTCCGGCCCTTGGCAACGAATCCGTGCCCCTGGACCTGGACGCGCTGTTCGCCCTTCAGGCGGTCCTGACCCAGGCCGACGAGGCCCGCCGCGTTTTGGCGCCCGCCGCGCCGTCGCCGGGCTCCCCGGGTGGAGTCCGGCCCCTGTTGCGCGAGATGGCCGAGTCCGCCCCGGCGCCGCACAAGACCATGGCCGCCCTGGCCCGGTGCCTGTCTCCCGATGGCGGGCTTCGCGACGAAAGCTCTCCCGAACTTTTTTCCGCCCGGGCCGAGATCCGGGCCGTCCATCGCACCTGCACCCGGCAGGTCAGGGACTATGTCCAGGGACAGGGGCTGGCCTCCTATCTCCAGGACGATTTCATCACCATTTCCTCCGATCGGTACGTGTTGCCGCTCAAGTCCAACTTCAAGGGCCGCATCCCGGGCATCATTCACGACTATTCCCAGACCGGCGAGACCTGCTATTTCGAGCCGTTTTTTTTGGTCGAGGTCAATAACCGCCTTCAGGAGCTCAAAAAGGAGGAACGCGAGGCCGAGGCCCGGGTGCTGGCCTTTCTCTCCGGGCTGTGCCGTCAGGAACAAGACGGCCTTGCGGCCTTCTCCCGCCTTCTGGTGGATCTGGACGTGCTTTTGGCCTGCGCGGCCCTGGCCGAGGCCATGGCCGGGACCATTCCGGACGTGGGTCCGGACGAGCCCGTGCGCCTGCCCGGCGCGCGCCATCCCCTGCTGCTTCTGGCGGCCTCCGATCCGTCCCGGGTGGTCCCCCAGGACATCATCCTCGAACCCAGCCAGCGGGCCCTGATCATCAGCGGGGCCAACGCCGGGGGCAAGACCGTGTGCCTGAAGACCCTGGGGCTTCTGGCGCTTATGGCCTTCTCCGGCCTGGCCGTGCCCGCCGCCCCGGGATGCGGGCTGCCCCATTGGCGCAAGGTGTTCGTGTTTCTGGGCGACGAGCAAAGCCTGGAGGATCATTTAAGCACGTTTACCGCCCAGATTCGGCACCTGAGCCGGGCCTGGCCCCAGGTGGACCAGGATACCCTGGTCCTTCTCGACGAGTTCGGGGCCGGGACCGATCCGGCCCAGGGCGCGGCGTTGGCCCAGGCCGTGGTGGACGGGCTTTTGGAGAAAAACGCCTGGCTGGCCGCGGCCACCCATTTCCCGGCCCTTAAGGCCTATGGACTCAGCAAGCCCGGGGTGCGGGCGGCCTGCATGCTTTTTGACCCGGCCGGGAAAAAGCCCCTGTACGGGCTGGCCTACGATCAGGTGGGGGCCTCGGTGGCCCTGGACGTGGCCCGGGAGCACGGCCTGCCCGAGGACCTCCTTGTGAAGGCCCACAAATATCTGCTCATGGAGGGCGCGGATTCCAGCTCGATCCTGGACCGCTTAAACGTCCTGGCCCTGCGCAAGCAGGAGGAGCTCGACGAACTGGCCGAGCTTCAGATTCAGGAAAAGAAAAAAACCGTCGCAATCCGGGAACGCTACGAAAAACGGCTGGCGGCCCTGCTGGACGAGGTCCGGGAGACCTCCCGGGAGATCGCCCGCAGCTACCAGGAGGGGCGCCTGGGCCGCAAACAGGCCCAGAAGGCCCTTGCCGAGGCCGGAAAAAGACTTATTGAGGAAAATGCGGCTGTTTCTCAACCCTCCCCAGGTGACTCCGCCAAACCGTCCTCCCCGGATTTCGACGGCCTCAAACCGGGCGACCTCGTGCATTTGCCGGGCTGGAACAAATCCGGTCGGGTTTTGGACAAAGACCCCAAGCGGCGAATGGTCAAGGTCGACCTGGGCGGGGTGTGCCTGTGGGTGGACGCCAGGGAGGTGGCCGAGGCCTCGGGACGGGAGGCCAAAAAAGCCGGCGGGGGATGGTCCGTGAAAAGCGCCTCGGATCAGGGCGGCCAATCCGCGGTCGTGTCCGCCTTCGTCCTGGACCTGCGGGGCCGTCGGGCCGACGAGGCCGTGGCCGAGTTGGCGGCGTTTCTCGATGACAGCGTGCTCAAGGGCCGCACCCAGTTGGAGATCGTCCACGGCAAGGGCACGGGGGCGTTGCGGCGCGAGGTGCACGATTTTTTGCGCACGGCGCCCCAGGTGGCCTCGTTTCGTCTGGCCCCGGCCGACCGGGGCGGCGACGGCATGACCATGGTGGAACTGGGGTGA